The following proteins are encoded in a genomic region of Cucumis sativus cultivar 9930 unplaced genomic scaffold, Cucumber_9930_V3 scaffold110, whole genome shotgun sequence:
- the LOC116401683 gene encoding uncharacterized protein LOC116401683 — protein MDDEEMEEFNSNKDFDIEYDPLVAAIAAAAGSDDVGDENISIVQSKSFVFTQGWDSEMIVDYRINEEEFHKISFMHCHFFIRKSSDSNSDVYDFREMYVTPPDTDVYVVPKVLAPSNASKEPPIDAPRDPLYKSEKEVLKVFLTKHFKIEGCGPEFVLDFEKIYVIDSKPSQSLGKSPVTLPVPGGRDRVRRSDLLRLEDIAKKADGIEVVFGRLDGLPIQELLTRVDALKSRVMRTGNVTYERGDS, from the exons ATGGACGATGAGGAAATGGAGGAATTCAACAGCAACAAAGATTTCGACATCGAGTACGATCCCCTAGTCGCCGCGATAGCTGCAGCAGCGGGTTCCGACGACGTTGGCGATGAGAATATCTCGATTGTGCAGAGCAAAAGCTTCGTGTTCACACAGGGATGGGATTCGGAGATGATTGTGGATTATAGGATAAATGAGGAGGAATTTCATAAGATTAGTTTTATGCACTGTCATTTCTTCATTAGGAAGTCGTCGGATTCCAACAGCGATGTTTATGATTTTAGAGAG ATGTATGTTACTCCTCCGGATACTGATGTTTATGTCGTCCCCAAAGTTCTTGCTCCCTCCAATGCCTCAAAAG AACCACCTATTGATGCACCTAGAGATCCATTATACAAGTCTGAAAAGGAGGTTCTTAAG GTTTTCTTGACGAAGCACTTCAAAATCGAAGGCTGTGGACCTGAATTTGTCctagattttgagaaaatatatgtaattgaTTCAAAACCAAGTCAATCACTAGGCAAAAGTCCTG TCACACTTCCAGTTCCAGGAGGAAGAGATAGGGTCAGGAGAAGCGACTTGCTC CGGCTTGAGGATATTGCCAAGAAAGCTGATGGCATTGAAGTCGTGTTCGGTCGCCTTGACGGACTACCCATCCAAGAGTTATTGACTAGAGTCGACGCTCTAAAGTCCCGAGTTATGAGAACGGGAAATGTCACCTACGAGCGTGGGGACAGTTAA